From the Lytechinus variegatus isolate NC3 chromosome 5, Lvar_3.0, whole genome shotgun sequence genome, the window TTGTTAATCATAAACTAACTTCAAGTAAGCGTAACGAAATTCGATAGATGCTTCAAAGTTAGTTCAGTACTTCATAGCTTTGATGCTCCCAAGTCGGCTTATTCCATACAGCGAGTTTGTGATTTTGCTTGAACCAGACAGTGAAGATGATTACGACTAACTCGTGTCAGAGAAATGATATCGAATGAGAAGAAAACAACCATGAAATGGATAGGAAGTACATCGAATTACTGCCTCGAACTTACATTCATAGCAATGCCTTCTTGGTGGTGATGGAAGAGTAATGTAGGTCTCCCATTAAGCTTCATCAGTAGACCGTGATCCCAGGCCATTCCGGAGTTTGAGACAGCAAGGAGGAGTTTGAGATAGCGATGAGTAAGATCAGCCGAACGTGTCGCGTCGGTTCATTTTCTTATTGGGTTTCAAAAATGAGAAGGTGCGCGTGCACGTACGGACCTTCTTGTACGCACCGCCcagaatattatgaaaaaaaaaatatgtcgtGTAACGTGCGCTTTTATGATGAGTACTTCTTACTgcctctctttcattttctaacAGATTGACTCGATAGACACCTGCGCCAGGTGGAGTAAATGATATTGTAAGCAAAGGAACAagcttgaaatataaaatgattcataattctaaaaaaatgtgtatatacAATGAACGCtaccatttttcattttatcaattgattttagATTATATTTCTTATAAGGTATAGGTATGAAGTAATGGTGattgtttattgtttattcaacAAGGGGTAGCCCATTCAACATCAGTTGATCTCCCATGGGGCCCCTATACACAAGaaggtaaaaacaaaaaatatttacagataaAAACGTTCAAAATGACATAATATATGCAAGAAAATGTAAGCAGAATTGCGAATACATCAATAATGGAcattgtaaaataagagagaTTATTTCAAACATTCAAATACATAGATTTTACAAAGTAGCGGGTGCCATCGAAAACCTTAATTATCAATCGACCTGAGATgctttttaagattgtatttaaATGACTGTAAAGATGATGATTCACGTATGATGACCGGCAGGCTATTCCACAGTTTTGGACAGGCGTAAAATAAGGAATGTTTGCAATAATCAGAACGACACCTTGGAATAACAAGATCGTGTCTGACGGACTGCCTCGTATTTTTCGAATGGGTTTTGTTAAGatcctgaaaataatttgagtagTATTCAGGTGCGAGTCCATGAAcacatttataaacaaatatatatcgaAAATACATGATTCTGCACTTGAAGGCCGTCCAATCAAGatttgaaaacatttctttAGATGGGGTATATATGTAATGgacatatattaaaaaaaatcacttcatattttgtattttataaatgTAGTGAAAAGTCCTAGACACTGTATGGCGCAAGTATATTTTCATATACAATCCATACAATCGAAAATTTCAAAGTGGTGTGTAATTTCGTCGTATGATGATAATTCTTGCTCCTATATTCTTCTTGTACGAACCCAAACACGACGGGTAGATATGATTTACTATCAGTTACCATTGAAAACGATTTAAAAAATGACTTTCGCCAGCCATCGCAAGGCATAATTCAGGCAATTCggttaggtgtgagggggcctTTATCCTGAAAGTCATAATGTCTTGGTTCAGTGGCAGAGAACAGAGaccatacatcatgtacatcagtagcgtacctaggattttctacagggggggggggggcaaaaccggtcgaaaaatttgaaaagccaaaaaaaaaaaggcttcaagctcgtcaggggagggggggggggcaaaataggtattcaagctcgtcagggggaggggcaaaataggttttcaagctcgtcaaGGGGTGGCAgggatatgtcttttgtatgggttgtgactcgtcaggggggcagactgccccctctgccccccccgtaggtacgctagtgatgtAGAGAATTGTAATCAAACGCAACTTGCTTTGCACCCAACCAGAAACACACATTCAAGCCTCgcatttgatattttgagttgCGATCAAACATTACGTTTCTTTAGCGGGCCACTATTCATCTCATGCAGGTCGCCTTCCAAACACGAACttgtgataaaacaaaatttaaccCTGGGGAAATACCTAGATTAATGGAGGGGGGGGAAGAGGGTATTAAGACGATATCtttgaaaaaagttttcatcCCAGGTTCTTAAattcttagaaaaaaaagttatgcaaGTTTGAAAAGTCTCAATTTTTAGACTGGGAGCAAATGCCAATAGGCATGTTTGGGTCCCTATTTAGGGAGTCGGCTCATCTTTCATCAAAAAAGTGGAACATCACAAGTAATCAGTATGGTTCCGTTGATCACTGCTATATAGGTAGATAGTGGTATCGAATTGTGTTATCATTAAGCCCCCGAATCTATACAATGTCagcaaaatgccaaaacttTATTCGAAAATGATCAATTAAAGGTAgtgtcattattttgtattatcatATCTCAATGTCTGTGGGTGGTAGTTACGAAACAACCTTTTAAAGTAGAAATTGATACATTTAACCTTCTAACTAGTATTGTAATGCGAAATAAAAACACTGCGAACAAGTTATAATTCCTCTATGCCGATCATAGAATATGTAATCTTACaccgtaaacatggtaaaggcagatattttgtagaaaaaagGCATGTTTTCGCATCAAAACATTACATATATATGTTGCTTGcccttttgtctttttatttatcaaatatttttccaGCACGATATATCTTGAGCTAAAATATCAACAAACAAGTGTCTTAGTAAACCCTTTTGAAACAGGATCCAACAATAATAATCGAATATGTATTTTCTGTATTCGTTAGAAAcgcatataataaactgctaTCGTTTCGATATCAATGAGAAGATTCTTATATCATCCATTCGAGTCCATAATCATGGATAATGACCAGCATAGGTgctgtggccgagtggtctaaggcgcctgactgtacatggaaagtccggggttcgatacCCGGCCGCGGCATCTCTAGCCGTGAGCAAGGTATTTAATCGACAATGCttttttatcctgcattcaaataaatgaaaatgctatacgCATTTTTGGTAACTAAGTGTTAAAAAAAGCTATAAAGAAAAATGCTTATTATATACGAATCCATAGCCATGGATAATGACCAAGTAATAATAAGATACTTATACATGCGATTCCATAATTATCCATGGATAATGACCAGGTTACAATGCGGGCGTAGCAAAGACCCAGTTCCTTAAGCGGAGGGCGAGGCAACTGAGCTGCCCCACCCCATCCCATACtcactctccccctctctcttccccttccttaTATCTTATATCTTTCTAACTTTCACTTTCTCTTTATTCTCTTCTCCACTCTCTTCTTTATGTACGCTTAGCTATTTTCCCATGAGGGGTTATATATTGCCTATAAGCTTTTAATTTCCTGTTTGAGATTTGATTCTTCATTAATGAATATTATTCCACcagcaaaagagaaaaaacGATGGTTTTTAATCGACTTATCGAATGATACGcttcatttcttctttccaTTAGGGATTAATGGCACAGAATTCTATTAAAGGTCCAGTGGGGCGTGCTACAGTAGGATATACAAACACAATCATACAAGAGCTGAATATTAATTGTTTgtttatgaatatgattttcCTTTTATATGCCGGCATCCGAGAATCATTATACACAACTATTAAATACAGGTGAAAAAACCCAATACCtatgaaaatgtgaatgtaAAATGCATCAAAATACTCTGTGAATCTAATCACAAGtcgtctttgtttttttttcatcatttttaaacCTTGAATAGCATTATTTCGAGAGGATATATACAATATTATACTTTTATTGCAAGTGCACACAATATATGTTGAAGTAttgaagaaaatgaacaaaaaaaatgtctctaCTGATTGAAGGAAATTTGAACAGTAAAGAggaattttataaaatttaaTCAGGAGAAACATTTTTCGTAGTGAATTGGATttgattttgtatatattttctttaaaatttaaaagtATTATAAACCtttacatttgaaaataataatcagtTTTGTTTAACTGTCACCTagacattattcatatattGCTAAGTGATTTGTGTACCATTATATATCCTGAAGAAATGTAGCAAGAATTGCAGTTCTTttctaaatctttttttttttcgtaagcAATTTCTGCTACAGCATGATCGAAAGAATACTGCAGATAAGACTGCAGCCTCATTCACCATTGCCACCAAAAGGAAAACTTGGCGTATTTATATATGATCATTCCAAACAGGTTTCCACTAAACTtggaacataattatgataataaaggtTCGCTCTTCTGTTATCTTGCTCTTGATAATGAAAAGATGACAGATTAAATCGAAACTAAATTCTTACCAATCAGTAAATCTCTAAGTGCCCTTAATgtataatttcatttacaaCTGTTTTACATAATATACATTGCCTTATGCTTgcagtttcatttttattgtatatttctaaTACAACTTGGCGTATGGTCAACAACAAATTACTCTACAATGCCCTGATACTTACAAATCTACTAAAAAACTATAAAGACAATATGATTCAAACTAAACAAGGATCTACAGTCTTGTAGTAGGTGCATTATTTTCATCCATGACAGTTTCACCTTCTCTTTGGACTGGGGGTGGTGGAGGGCTAGGAGGCGAAGGGGGAGCTGGCCAAAGATACTCTCCAGTGCTCTCATCAAGTACCTTCTCACCACGTTTCTCCTCCCCTTGGTTGGTAGGCGATTGTGACGTGCTACTTTCTTCGGGTGATCCAGGTGACGTTGTAGATTCACCGCCATCAGGACCGCCGTGTTCCGACCGACCTGAACCGTCGGCAGGTCGCATCATCAACCCACCGTCATCGTCTCGTACTCCAAACGTAAAATTCGAGTTCATGAGTGCGACTTCGTCTGGGTCCTCTTGCGAATAACCGTACTGTGTGCTCAGCGATGACCGACTGAACTGCCTAGAGACGTTCCGTCGTGCCGTACCTCTGTTGTTTTCATATCGCATGTCCGGACCGGTCGCCGTTTCGTTGTCACTTTCGAAAGCCTGGTTGAGGTATTGCAACTTGCTTAAAGATCGTTTTCGTGATGACGAAGGGAAGTGATGGGTGATTGTATTCCTCATGCAGCAGTAGATGATACCGATGATGACGAGGAAGAGGATACCGAGACATAAGATGATACAGAAGATGACGAATATGGCAGTAAGGCTCGTAAAAGTTGTTTCCTGGGGTTCTGAAGGAGTGACCGACGAACCTTAAAGAATGGTATGAAAGAATATACCTTTTAAACAAACTTTTGTTCGAcaaatccatgtttttttttatataattatgatgTGTAGGGCAGTACAAAGTCTGCtctgcaaacccttcactctaGTTAAGTGGTCTGAATACTGAATACTACATGACCTACAATGTCCTATGTACTGAAGGACTTCTCGCTCAGGCAcgctagtcttgtgtgaagacctaattgttgatcaaagtttcaatcaaggCCTGCAGACTATAGACAGTAAAAACcttataaaacaattataataaaagGTATATTCGGAGTTGCACATTAATATTTGCCCCCAAAACAATGaaagagacagaaagaaaaaaacggACAGGGCAGCAACAACAACGGCAATAGTAgcaagtagtagtagaaggaggatgaggagaagtagtagtagtagtgtagccGCAACAGCAGCAGTAGTAAGTAGTCGTATTAGAATTAGTGTGATGATAACAGTAGTACTGAAGTAATATAGTAATAAGTAATAGATATGTATCTTACATCCGCGTTCAGATATCTTCCCTTCTCCGCCTACGATGTTCTCTCCTGTACACGGCTTGCAGGATGTCTGCTGAGGAAGGTCTTGATAGTCTTCCACAGGACAAAACTCACATATGTTCCTAGTTTCTTCAAAGTATGATCCTCGTGGGCAAGGCACTACCAAAGAAAAGTAGGAGAAATAGGTTAAAGGTTGTTATAGTTATTATATCAAGTAAACCTTGGTCTATAGCGAAATACCTGACACTCAGTTTGACAAGGGTATCCGTGGTCACGTTCAGGAGAGCGTTTGATGAGAGGACCTTTCTGGTGCTGTATccaacaagtcccattttatccgacagttaccacagtaaaagtgcttctcagccaatccaaaatcaaggaaagttgtcagatcaggtcccgttgcagaaagagttgcgtttaaacgcaagtcaaaaaatcaatcgcaagtcccaaatgcgcgctgttgattggttgaaaatcaagttgcgcatgatttttagagttgcaattgattgcaactctttctgcaacgggccccattATTGTCGGACattaatgttgatgaaacgctttcATGATTACGTCTTGATCCAAAAGGTTTACCCTGTTTTATTAGGTGTTTAGTATGCCATTGCTTAAGCAATGGCATACTAAACACCTGTTCCCTATAAAATGATGCGATCCATTAGTAGAAGGAGTTACCCAAGAAGTAACACCAGTGTATCACTCCTCAATAATGTGGTATACGATTTAATTTTTTCTTgacatgtttttatcattaacatcattatcatcatcacctgaTCATTATTAATGCCATCGGTTAAAACTAGTAGTTGCAGGAGGACGAAGAGGATGTTAAGTGTTTGAGTAAGAATAATCATCGATGGTGAAATACTAAGATATTAATTGTCTTGTATTATTTTCACGTTTAACACCTCAAGCATCCACCTAAGTCAATGCTCAAAGCAACACCCTCATTGGAAGAAGTAAAAGAAGAATacaagaaaggaagagaagaagaagaagaaggaggaggaggagaataagaagaagtagtagaggtagtagtagtagtagtagtagcaggtgtagtagtagtagtagtagcagtagcagtgatggtggtagtagtaatagtagaagatGATGATTACGATGGTGGTGTTAAAGATATTGGTTGAACTTACCACATCCACGGTCAGTGATCTTCCATCCACGAGGACATGACCAAGTGAAACCTGATGAAACGACCGACCAGTCCGTCTCTGAATTATAGTCATTCCCATCGATCCGGATTGTAACCCGACTTTCCATCACGTGCCTTTCGATCATCTTGACGAGGGTATCAACGTCTTGCTCCATACTTGCCACTATGAGtgaccaaacaaaaataaaattaacttGTGATTCATTTCACGTTGTTCGAACAGTAGAATAAGACAATCAAGCTGGCTATCAGCATAGTCAATGAATGTTTCTCAATCATattcttttgtccttttttgtCAGATTTAAGAAAAAGTTAAGAGAAACTCACGAGAAGAAGTTGTCAACCCATGGTTGTGAGATGTATTCTGTCACGTGACATGTCACTAGACTTATTACGGGGCCTTTAGATACATGCTTTTCATAACTGATTTATTCATCCTGAAaatgcattggcggcggaagccaaaaaatttaagggtggtccacctgaaattgtgatggacacatgtaaaaaaaattgacaagccccccccccaaaaaaaaggttatcaacctaaattacAGGGGGCAGAAACatttttaggggggacacaggaaaaacgaaattgacaagcaaatgaaataaaataaaggttatcaactaaaaaattaggggggccgtccccccacctcaaatttaggggggggggggggctgttccCCCCGCTTCTGCCGCCTATGTGAAAATGTTTTCTGTCTATCTCAAGGCTGGGTCCAGGATTTAAGGAAAGGGGGACATAGTGGTTTGATATGTAAGGAAGCCTTCACAAAGACTCTAAGAATGCAGTGCATGCAGAGTTCGCGAACTGACGCATCGGAGTTAAGAGGTATGTGAAATTTGCTTACCTCGCATATTGTCTGTATTACTATCGACCACGGAGCTGACTTCGATGTCGACATCAAGAAGTGTCCGCGCTGACTGTCGTCGTTTCTTCGCCCCTGATTTCCCGCCACAGTGTGGTATGATATAACTATCTTCGCATGCTTTAGCGTCCTCGTACTCACATAAGGATTCCTCCAGTAGTTGAGGAACGATATAGGTTCGAACAATACGGGGAAGGTCTTCGTCGTTGAGACACGTCTCTTGCGGAATGATGAAACGTATCGTTACGGTTTGATATATTCGCTCTCCCAATTCAGGTTCTGGTTAGAGTAGAATGAGGAttatttagagaaaaaaaatcgtgagTCGAGATAAAGAGTAGGCCTGGGTTTGAGAGTTCGCACAACCACCCAGTCAATTGGCAGCTTTATCTATTGCCTGTGGCATAAGAACTGATAAGACAGCGAATCCATTACTATAACCTAGTCCCccaattaaaaatagagaaaattattatttaagcGGTTACATTATTTTACCTGCGCACATTGCGTCATTGGGTAACGGGTTCCAATATGTAACGCCATCAGTTGCCATCTCACAGATGAATTGGTTAGAAGTCATGACATATAGGAAACCAAAGTCACATGAAACACTACATTGTGTTTGACCTGATGCCGTCTCCTGGCAGACTGCTGAAGTGTTTGGAAGACTCGGAAATGGACAAACTGCACCTGTTAAACGCATACAAGAAAGAAACGATTTTTGAATGTTTAAACGTTCAATAATCGAAGTCCATGAATATAACATCAAACACGGGCTATACAAGCACATACAAGATTTAGAATGAAATGCTTTGTTTCgtacatttattcttttatcaAGCCTATCTTATTAAAGTGATCAACCTTGCATGAACCCCtgatatttctctttaaaaaaaatctgcaaatGTAAATCCAGACGGTGTATCTGGATAAGTATGGCGAGATACCTCTCTTTAAATAAACACTGTTTCAAAGAGCATTGGTGAGAATTTTCATTAAACACTGTTAAAGCATGTCAAGCAAACGTCTGCAACGAAGACGCTCCTGAACATTTTGaacttcatcatgttcatgatgcAAAGCCATCATGCAATCTTACTGCCGTTCTAAGGAGGAGGAACAGTAAACATGCAATCCCGCAGATtgatttcatatgaaaatattaaaattctcACTTTGCATGTTTTGTGATTGACTAGGGAACCCCCGTTTTCCTGATTAAACAATGGCATACTAAACACCTCCTAACATTCACGCAGTCAAAGCTACCAGAAGGTCCACCTACCGACTTTCTGGACAGAGGCAATAAACTGACATCGAGCAACGTTATTGAATGTATCGCTGGCTTCGGCGGTGATGACACTCATCTTAGGTGGATCTGAAGCTTCAAGGATCGAACCATTCTCAGGGCTGTATGATATAGTGATGTTGTAAGAGGCAGCAAGGTTGTCCGATGCTTGAGCCGGAGACCATGTGACCGGAGT encodes:
- the LOC121415495 gene encoding uncharacterized protein LOC121415495, translated to MQASIFYLIFIFKAGFVGLSRGYQSGAPASACVSLTPGHQGTTPSSNPFRYSITTDGQSYQPGGKVTVTISSNTGSIIRGFFIQARPVNQNIPVGFFETRPSTAQHLTCPGGPALNSVTHSIGMSQERMSSVVVGWRAPTSLHSDIQFIVTVVESFTVYWTNRYSDVIRGAGGVYNCPEMFEFSLEKDQSYAIVDLDDVLGQGVPPYDIISGPVMSSPTQLDYSETLRQGVTVTVRMRGAIDTSNDCSFLLILTDNQAPNITCPQNRLLQTSSSDIEVFWPPAVARDNVGLRSSNPIVYSHINGIRLPVSPDPVIITVTAYDTSGNAATCDFRILVGEQGVDDDNLIMIDCPDNDVITFPLDPGKDSSTIDLDIQGRDVNGQPVPIYRTAGPTDVTLPGIVQYSERFREGQRFTFVAEDPTTNEKRTCSFVLKIVDDETPTIECPQNIRVRTNRDTTPVTWSPAQASDNLAASYNITISYSPENGSILEASDPPKMSVITAEASDTFNNVARCQFIASVQKVGAVCPFPSLPNTSAVCQETASGQTQCSVSCDFGFLYVMTSNQFICEMATDGVTYWNPLPNDAMCAEPELGERIYQTVTIRFIIPQETCLNDEDLPRIVRTYIVPQLLEESLCEYEDAKACEDSYIIPHCGGKSGAKKRRQSARTLLDVDIEVSSVVDSNTDNMRVASMEQDVDTLVKMIERHVMESRVTIRIDGNDYNSETDWSVVSSGFTWSCPRGWKITDRGCVPCPRGSYFEETRNICEFCPVEDYQDLPQQTSCKPCTGENIVGGEGKISERGCSSVTPSEPQETTFTSLTAIFVIFCIILCLGILFLVIIGIIYCCMRNTITHHFPSSSRKRSLSKLQYLNQAFESDNETATGPDMRYENNRGTARRNVSRQFSRSSLSTQYGYSQEDPDEVALMNSNFTFGVRDDDGGLMMRPADGSGRSEHGGPDGGESTTSPGSPEESSTSQSPTNQGEEKRGEKVLDESTGEYLWPAPPSPPSPPPPPVQREGETVMDENNAPTTRL